Genomic segment of Ficedula albicollis isolate OC2 chromosome 3, FicAlb1.5, whole genome shotgun sequence:
gaggttggactagatgatctttagggtccctcccaacccaaaccattctatgattttagTAGAAGGACCTACACTCCACGATGCTGCCTGCCACCCTCTTGCCAAAGGGATTTTTCTAATGATGGTCAGCACAATGTCTGTGCCCCAAGAGATCACTCAGGGTACAAGCAAAGTTTTGCATAGTTGTCATGCTTCTTATCCAAGAGATGGCTGCTACAGCTGCATGCCTGGAAGTCCTCCTGAACTCCAGCTCATgacccagctctgagctgctctggacCTGGCCCTTCCCCATTGCTTTAGTCAGTTTTGGTGGTTCCAACAGAAGTAAAACATTAAGGGTGGTAATGAGGTGCTCCATAACCCAAAAGAGAGTTAGTTTACCATTGTCATTGCTGGTGACTTCCTAAAATTCTTTTAGAACTGAGGCCTGCAAAAATAGTAGCATTTTGCCAAACATCAAGCCAACAtctgaaaagtttgaaaatgtgtTGCAAACAtgtagaaaacattttctgagtTTGGTGGAAAGTGTTGAAAAACTACTAAAAGTGGTATTTGTGTAGCAACAGCTGTACAGACTTGTTTGCAGCAAAGGGTTTGGGCTGTGCACAAGCCCTGAAAACCTGTTTCAGGCCAGAGTTAGATAGTGACCGTTACATATGGAGGCTTAACTGAATCTAAGCTTAACTGGTGTTCTCCAGGCTGCCTTCTGCAGCTCATGGAGAAATATTCCAGAGAACAGGGTTATCCCACCTGAGAGCTGAGTATCATTCCTGAAACTGTGGAATGTCTCTGCAGAcagcatcaggagctgctggctctctcgtgcagcaccctggggaagcagcaggcCATAGAAGGCACAAATCCAGAACATAACCCTGCTTCTGCTACCTTCTCCTTAagtgaaaattgcattttaccCACAGAGACAATAAAAATGCCAGCTAGTTAAactgtgtgagctgctgcagatgaGGCCTTTCTCTTCTTATCATCCCCCTAGATATAGCCAGTGGTTTCTTTTAGCCCAATTTTATTGTGAAAAAAGCTTGCACTGAAACGACATCTTCTGGTTTGATGCTGCGGCATAGACACCAAGGCAATACCAAGCATCTGGATGACATTACACCTCAAGAATCAGAATTTGAATCCCCTTGGAAACAAATATAAAGTCACACAGCCCTTGAGCAGCCTATAAACCATGCACCACGAGAAATATAATGGAATAACTGAAGCATTCAAGTATCCTCTTGGTGCAGCCCCAAGTACAGCACACTGCTGACAGTGCAGCCAACAGCAGTGATTGCTGTAGAAGGAGCCAGGATCTgagccagagcaggctggagtCAATAAGTCTTTCCATTTACTTCAGTGTACTTAGAGCTCAGGTCTTAATGACTCATGCACTCCATGGTGCTGACCCAGGCAACCTTCCTTCCTAAGGAGCCTGAACTTGGCATCAGAAGTGAGAGAATGCACTCAGTAGTCTTAGTTTGCTCTGTGACTGCTGTCCCAGGCTTTGAATATAGAGATactaaattatataaataaaggatataaatacataaaagctGTGTAACCTCAACACAGCATCCTTTTGCCTCACTGATGAAAATCAGGTGGTTATCTTCTCCAGTGTTCATGTTACTGAGGGAGCCTTTGTTAAAACTCTTCTTTAGCTCACATCACATCCCCATGTACCATCTCTCCTTGCTGTGATGTGAGGGTGAGGCTGCTGTATTACCTTTGAACTGGAAGTCAGTTTGAAGTTGCACACTTAATTCTTTTTGACCTAAAATTTGTCTAATAGAGGTGGTTTTGGCTTACAGTGAGTGACGTACTGCACGTACTCAAGGAACCAAAATAAACCACGTCAGGCAGAAAAACGGTTAAATCATGGAATACAGGTTTTTGAGAACATATAACTATATTCATAGAAAAGAGCAAAACTAAACATTTGTctatatgtaaataaaaatgtcaaatatCTTTCTAGGTACATAAtcatttttgtaatttctggGAGGACTTACCagcattaaaaagaataattccTTTAAGATAAGCATATTCTTTTGCACTTAAGTCCAGGTCCCAGAATTTCCACAATAAATTCTTCATCTTCTGAACTTCTGCTAAAGATGCTCCTGCTGATGAACTGCCCCGTTCATTCCTAGCTGTTGAAGACTGATtgaggaggatttttttcaataaactGGTGGCTGGAATCTCTCTCAGGTCAAAATCCACCCCTTCTTGTGCCATGCCCACGACAAAAAGAGGGGCCCAGTTCTGTTGTATGAGGACAAACTGATCCTCCCAAGGCATGTGATAAAAAGAGGGTAAGTTTCTAATAAAAGTTGAAGTCTTCAACAACACTTCAGAAGCTCTTCTGCATGTGACTTCTGGTGTTCTCAGGACAACTCTTCTCCTGTCCAAACAAGGGCAGACTTTGCTTCTTGTGGAGCAGTGGggactgctgtgctgctggtgccactTGGTCTCACTTCCATGCTCTTTGTTAAGGATCTGGTACAGGATGCTTTCAGAATCGTGTGTCTCACAGCGACATGTCCCAGATTTCTCAGCTGGGACCTTGGTGGCCATGGAGGCAGAGTTCCCTGTGGCAGGAAGCAGCATGTCTGGAGCTATGTgtcagcagcaggtgagggCAATTCTGCCGCACAGGGAGGCGTTGTTGGTTATATACACATGGGCAGGTGTTGGAAAGTAATATGACCCTGATCCACAAGGTTACCTTGAACTTTACTTGCACCAGTGTGTTTCAAACAAGGtgtggctgcaggctgctggtgTTCCTGGGCTGCTGTAGCCCCAGGGGAGTGGGTGGCATGGGCCAGTCCTAGGGACAGTCCTGGGGATGGGAATCCTTTATTTCAGAATTACCTCATGTTTCTGTGAGATTTGAGAGAAACTTCAGAGAAGGTCAGCTGGTAGAGCTTGTGACAGTGTTCCCTCTTGCACTTCACAAATGATAATTTCAAACGCAGAATTTGAGGGCTTAGAGTCATAGAATTgattaggttggaaaagacctttcagaccattgagtccagccattaacccagcatTGCCAAATGCACCGTTAATCCATGTCTTCAAGTGCCACGTTTACATGTTCTTAAGTGCccccaggaatggtgactctaccacttccctgagcagcctgggcacCTGGGCATTGATTTAGAACAAGATGACACAAGACATCCAGCACAGTTTCCTCCTTTAGAATATTtctcccagagaggctgtgtaATTAAATTTTCCTCTACTTTCTGTACGTGTGAACTTTTGTAGCAGCTCAAGAACTGAATGATTGAATTGTCAGGACTCTTCAGTCAACATCAGGGAACACTAGGtagcagaaatgaaaggaaCTCAGCCTTAATAAGAAGACATTGATACTTCAAGTTTTTATTGCAAGAAGACATTGATACTTCAAGTGTTTGTTGCTTCACACTCTACTCTCATGCTTGCCTTTATACAGGGAAAAATGTACTAAGATTTTTTCATGTAGTATGATGTTTATGCATTCCCGCCATCAGAGCTCTTAACATGTCTTAGAAAAAACTGAGCATTAAAAACCAACAGTTTGAAGGTCTTTATCTGCCGGACTTCCAAGCTTTTGGCATGTAAAACTCCTCCCCCCACtctcccccgggggggggggggggggggggggggggggggggggggggggggggggggggggggggggggggggggggggggggggggggggggggggggggggggggggggggggggggggggggggggggggggggggggggggggggggggggggggggggggggggggggggggggggggggggggggggggggggggggggggggggggggggggggggggggggggggggggggggggggggggggggggggggggggggggggggggggggggggggggggggggggggggggggggggggggggggggggggggggggggggggggggggggggggggggggggggggggggggggggggggggggggggggggggggggggggggggggggggggggggggggggggggggggggggggggggggggggggggggggggggggggggggggggggggggggggggggggggggggggggggggggggggggggggggggggggggggggggggggggggggggggggggggggggggggggggggggggggggggggggggggggggggggggggggggggggggggggggggggggggggggggggggggggggggggggggggggggggggggggggggggggggggggggggggggggggggggggggggggggggggggggggggggggggggggggggggggggggggggggggggggggggggggggggggggggggggggggggggggggggggggggggggggggggggggggggggggggggggggggggggggggggggggggggggggggggggggggggggggggggggggggggggggggggggggggggggggggggggggggggggggggggggggggggggggggggggggggggggggggggggggggggggggggggggggggggggggggggggggggggggtcccccccATCAGATCCGTGACTGCAAATTTGTATTTTGGTAAGCCAGGTTCTCGGGGGTTTTTCCATGCTGGGCcgtttaaaaattacatttctttacTTCTTagtgatatttattttgcaaaattttccCCTTCTGAGGAGACTAAAAGTGGAGGAAGAGATGACTGCTCCAAAGTTGAGAAATGTAGGAGTGTAGTGCTGCTGAGGTGCAGCTACCAAAGCGCTGTGGAGGTTCAAGGCACACAATTCACAGCACTGAATACCTGGTGGTATTTGCTTGTCCACCTCTCCATTCATTCAACAGCTCCCTGATGACCATTGCTGGGGTATCAAAGAGCTTTGTAAGTTAAATGGCACAGTAACAGAGAAGTCCCCAAGAAGTCCCCGGAAAGTCCCATCATTCTTATTCATGATACAAAATTCAAGCTGGGCTGGTTTCAATGGAATGAACTCCAGTTAGAGGGCCATTGCCATCTGAGGTTAAGCATGAATTACACTAGTTGGCTAATGGCTGTACTGGAAAGAGAGACTGAGCTTGCTAAAATCATTCTTGTAATGTGTTTGCTTGTGAAAAGCAGTTCTGTCTCCTACCTGCTGGTGAGCGTGGTGGTGTTTCAGTAATCTAGGCAACAGAGTTCTGAGCAACTCAGTTCCTGTGCTCCAAGAGCAACATCTCGTGGCTAACCATTTCACTCTCTTGGGTCATGTCATTATTTCACAGCTCCTATTAACTGTCCTTATGAAAATTCTACTTCAAGttaaattggtttttttcctactttcttttcccttctgagGTCTGCATCAGTCATATACAGAGTCCTGATGTCAGCAACATACTGTGTTGCATACCATTTCTATTTGTcatcatttatttcctttggttGTGTCTAGATCAAAGAGGCAGAagcaaattatatttctttctatCAGAAATTCCTGGTATAAAAATACATAgatatataataattttatgaCTATTTACCAAAAATAAGAGCAAAGGTCACTGCATCAGTATGACTGCCTAGGACACATTATGCATTATCAACTTTCCTGAGATTATTTAGAATTATGAGTCAACATTGAATTGCAGGTGAAACTGATCCTAGTCGTCCTGATTCAAAATTGCCTGAAATGAACTTTCTGCATGACCTGTTTTTCTCAAAACTAGAAGACCAGAAGCCAAATTTGGCTCTGTATTCATAAATTAGGCAacagttaatttttcttcatgacCTGTTTTTCTCAAAGCTAGAAGACCAGAAGCCAAATTTGGCTCTATATTCATAAATTAGGCaacagttaatttttctttctaaatctTACCTATAGAATGGTTGCAGCCACATGCTCCTAGATACAATGCATCTAAGTCTTGATGCTACTGTAGCAATGCTTCATACTTTCAAATGTTAAGGAATACAATACAAAACTCAATTTTGTGATATGATAAATCCCCATGGATTCTTATCTATTTTACCTGTCTCTAGCATTCTTGCTTGAGAACAATAGGATACAGTCACATCAGtgttattttttctattttgcattTATATACTTTTTCAGCCGAGAAGACACCCATGCCCACAAATACTCACTGCCACCATTCTCTCTGAAACCATCAGAATTGCTCCTTGGGCACAAGAGTTGCCATTTGGACAACAACACAATGTGTCCTAAGTTCACACACAAAGTTAAAAGAACTCAAAGGGAGTTTGTTTAAATTAGATATGTAGAAGGAGTTCTTTACAGTGAGGCACATGtgggacactggcacaggttgctcagagaagctgtggatgccccatcactgggagtgttcaaggccagggtggaaagggctttgagcaacctggtcagtggaaggtgtcccctgcacatggcagaggggttggagcTGGATGTCTTTAAGGCCCCCTCCAACTCAGGCCATTCTATGAATCCAAGATTGCTGCAGACAGCTCTTTTATATTCACACCATTGCtgggaattaaaataataaatatctcAAATATATTGGGTccaaacattttctatttttggcTCATAGTCCATAGCACTAAATCACCTAATGGAACACTTGGAAGTCTGAAGAGACTTGTCAGATAATAGAGGAGCTTACACAAGGCAATCTTATCCTTACCTTGGCAGTAGCCAAACATGAAANNNNNNNNNNNNNNNNNNNNNNNNNNNNNNNNNNNNNNNNNNNNNNNNNNNNNNNNNNNNNNNNNNNNNNNNNNNNNNNNNNNNNNNNNNNNNNNNNNNNNNNNNNNNNNNNNNNNNNNNNNNNNNNNNNNNNNNNNNNNNNNNNNNNNNNNNNNNNNNNNNNNNNNNNNNNNNNNNNNNNNNNNNNNNNNNNNNNNNNNNNNNNNNNNNNNNNNNNNNNNNNNNNNNNNNNNNNNNNNNNNNNNNNNNNNNNNNNNNNNNNNNNNNNNNNNNNNNNNNNNNNNNNNNNNNNNNNNNNNNNNNNNNNNNNNNNNNNNNNNNNNNNNNNNNNNNNNNNNNNNNNNNNNNNNNNNNNNNNNNNNNNNNNNNNNNNNNNNNNNNNNNNNNNNNNNNNNNNNNNNNNNNNNNNNNNNNNNNNNNNNNNNNNNNNNNNNNNNNNNNNNNNNNNNNNNNNNNNNNNNNNNNNNNNNNNNNNNNNNNNNNNNNNNNNNNNNNNNNNNNNNNNNNNNNNNNNNNNNNNNNNNNNNNNNNNNNNNNNNNNNNNNNNNNNNNNNNNNNNNNNNNNNNNNNNNNNNNNNNNNNNNNNNNNNNNNNNNNNNNNNNNNNNNNNNNNNNNNNNNNNNNNNNNNNNNNNNNNNNNNNNNNNNNNNNNNNNNNNNNNNNNNNNNNNNNNNNNNNNNNNNNNNNNNNNNNNNNNNNNNNNNNNNNNNNNNNNNNNNNNNNNNNNNNNNNNNNNNNNNNNNNNNNNNNNNNNNNNNNNNNNNNNNNNNNNNNNNNNNNNNNNNNNNNNNNNNNNNNNNNNNNNNNNNNNNNNNNNNNNNNNNNNNNNNNNNNNNNNNNNNNNNNNNNNNNNNNNNNNNNNNNNNNNNNNNNNNNNNNNNNNNNNNNNNNNNNNNNNNNNNNNNNNNNNNNNNNNNNNNNNNNNNNNNNNNNNNNNNNNNNNNNNNNNNNNNNNNNNNNNNNNNNNNNNNNNNNNNNNNNNNNNNNNNNNNNNNNNNNNNNNNNNNNNNNNNNNNNNNNNNNNNNNNNNNNNNNNNNNNNNNNNNNNNNNNNNNNNNNNNNNNNNNNNNNNNNNNNNNNNNNNNNNNNNNNNNNNNNNNNNNNNNNNNNNNNNNNNNNNNNNNNNNNNNNNNNNNNNNNNNNNNNNNNNNNNNNNNNNNNNNNNNNNNNNNNNNNNNNNNNNNNNNNNNNNNNNNNNNNNNNNNNNNNNNNNNNNNNNNNNNNNNNNNNNNNNNNNNNNNNNNNNNNNNNNNNNNNNNNNNNNNNNNNNNNNNNNNNNNNNNNNNNNNNNNNNNNNNNNNNNNNNNNNNNNNNNNNNNNNNNNNNNNNNNNNNNNNNNNNNNNNNNNNNNNNNNNNNNNNNNNNNNNNNNNNNNNNNNNNNNNNNNNNNNNNNNNNNNNNNNNNNNNNNNNNNNNNNNNNNNNNNNNNNNNNNNNNNNNNNNNNNNNNNNNNNNNNNNNNNNNNNNNNNNNNNNNNNNNNNNNNNNNNNNNNNNNNNNNNNNNNNNNNNNNNNNNNNNNNNNNNNNNNNNNNNNNNNNNNNNNNNNNNNNNNNNNNNNNNNNNNNNNNNNNNNNNNNNNNNNNNNNNNNNNNNNNNNNNNNNNNNNNNNNNNNNNNNNNNNNNNNNNNNNNNNNNNNNNNNNNNNNNNNNNNNNNNNNNNNNNNNNNNNNNNNNNNNNNNNNNNNNNNNNNNNNNNNNNNNNNNNNNNNNNNNNNNNNNNNNNNNNNNNNNNNNNNNNNNNNNNNNNNNNNNNNNNNNNNNNNNNNNNNNNNNNNNNNNNNNNNNNNNNNNNNNNNNNNNNNNNNNNNNNNNNNNNNNNNNNNNNNNNNNNNNNNNNNNNNNNNNNNNNNNNNNNNNNNNNNNNNNNNNNNNNNNNNNNNNNNNNNNNNNNNNNNNNNNNNNNNNNNNNNNNNNNAACATTACATTTATCAGATCTGGTGCCTTCTCGCTCGTTTACTGTggacaaaaaaggaaatcaattaATCCTTATTAATCCTGTCTATTGCTTGGCCTACTTTATAAATCTCAGTAAAACTTCCGTGATCACCCTTTGTCCATACTAAAGAGATGTAGCTTCCATCTTTAGAGTGACACAAGGCCTTTGATCATCCTGTTACCCTTATTTGAATCTTTCCTAGCCCTACAGCTTTTCTAAGATATTCTCTAGGGAGAGGCGTAGGAAGTATCAGGATATGACACAGTGTGCAGGATTTAGGACAGCATGGATTTATACAGAGAAAGGATGAAGTTCTCTGTGTTGCCTTTCTCAGAAGTCATTTCTGAACAATGAGCTGTTGTCACTGTGAAACAGTCACAGCCCCCAGGTTTTATTCCTGAATGATGGTCATCAGTTCAGAGGCTCCTAAATTCATCAAGAGTAGAGTCAGGAGTGGTTTGTGGGCATCTTTTGCCATATATGCTTATACACATATACTTAATTATCATTTGACACCTAGTTGATGATTTTCGTAAAGCCTTTCTAAATTCTTCTGACAGTCctgttttccttcaaataattttgtacCATCAGCAGACATTCATATTCTCAAACTTTGAAGGCATTGATCTTCAGAAGAGTTCACTCAACACTGTGAGTTATTTAAAAGACTATAATAATATAACCAGGACGCAGAAAATCTGACACTGCCCTTATAGTAGGATGTCCATATATACAATCACATACATGTTGGACTAAACATATGTACATCATGTGTATAGTAACTATGTTATTACCAAGCATTGATGTGAGCTCTCCTACTTTCCTAAAAGCTGAGATTGGAGGCAGATGCATTTCTGGAGAAGAAGAATCTTCTGCAATTATTTCATACGGGCTATAAGAAGGAAATGCCTTCCTAGGAAACTGACAGCAGCCTTTCTGGCCTCACACCAGGCTGATATGTGCACATATTCCTTGATTCAGTGACCTCTTATCTCTCTGGTCTTACTTGCAAACATTTAATTGGCTTATAAACATCCATATGACTTCAGAACAGGAATCTCTAGGAGTTTTTTACAATGTGTTTTCTGGGAGAAGTTGGGTGAATTCCACATCACTGGCACTTTTGAGGACAACTGACCTCTCTTACAGcctcaagaaaagaaaatagaaataaaaccattgTCTTTCTAGAAGGGTTCAATTTCCTTCATCTTTCTTGAGCAATAAAGGCATTCATTTCTCAGCAAGAGAAACCAAGTGTCTGGCATTGAAGAGTCTGGCCAAGTCTGAAACTGGCATTCAGACTACCAGCTTTGGCTAGGCAGATACTGGGAAATACCAGGCCCACGTTGAAGCCTGCTCAGCTGTTAAACAAGTTCTGAAACAGTGTCTTTATGAGAATGCCATGGCAAAGTAGGATTTGACCCTTATATCTGAAGCAAGTCTACATGAATCATGAATCCAGGTAATTTAAATATGTTTGGCCTACCTTGAAGCTCAAGTGATTTCTAAAGCATGTGCTTTAAATACTGTGGTTTGTTATGTCTGATAAAATGAACATCTTTTTGATGATAGCTATTTGAATAAAATAGCAAATTAATAGagaggctgctgccctgccatgAAATATTGTCTATCACTGAAACTACACCTTCTTTAAATTTGCCTCTGGTGTCTGAGTCAGATAGAAGGCAAGTGTCTCTGAACTTCTGCCCCAAATCTTGATGCAAAACAGGAGTTCTGAGAAGCACTCTCCCTAAAAACCTAACCAAGGCATCATACTTAACTCCTGTTCTTTGTTTCAAGAAACCTTGGAGTAGCATTCAAAGTGACCATTTGGCAGGTGCTGCTCACTAGCTGAAGTAGAGGAGGTgtttatcttcattttaaacCAAGGACATTTTGTTAGATATGTTATGCTGGCTGCCTGTATTTCAGCTGTTGCAAATGTGAATGCAAACATGTGCCATCTGGAGCTATAACCAAATATGAGACTAAAATATTAGCACAGAAAGTAAATAACAGCTCAGCGGTGCTCCTCAGGGAGAAGACAGGATGACACAGGAACATATTTCTTAACTCTTCAGTTTGCTATAAATCTAAAGAAGCAATGGGTTTCTTTGCATACATATGCATAAATAAACCCAAAAGAGATCTTCATGttgtttaaaaaagcaaaaaaacaaacaaacaaagcaacaaacagccaagcaaaaacaaacaaacccagctgGATGAGTAAAATCTTTCCACGATTTATTAACAGCTCTAACCTGCCTCACAGTAACACGGGGTCAGAGCCTTTTTCACCACTTTGCACACCATAGCAGATGTGCTGCTTCTGGGACTGGTTTAAGTTGTGTTTGGAAGTGGACATGAATCTGGAGACATGAATAGCTTTTAAACTGCCCAACTCaaattgtttgctttcttcatACTAAAATTTTTACAAGGGTAAATTGGCAATTTTTTATAAGGGGAATGGGATGTAGAGATTCTAAAATAAACCAGAAGTGACCTTGTGCAAGTTTGTGCCAATTTTCTGCAGCTCCCCCACTGAGGAGATGGTGTTTGTACAGTCACCCCTATcagtgctgggacaggcaccatctgtcattttaaatacagataGATGTACTGCTTATTATTGCTCAGCAAGtgaaaaatgctgcaaagcACAGTTAGAAAATGTCCCTGGCTAGCAATGCCATCTCCAGAGTGGCACTGAAAAGCAGCTCCTCCTTCAGCCCCCACCTCTGTGGAGAAGAGTGGTTTAGATGATAAACTTTTTAATGTGGTATGGAGCCTACTATCATATTGAAGTTTAGTCTGTCCTATATCATTGAAGGTAAATGCCTAATGTAGTGATTAGTACTCTATAAATACCTATACCTAAATGCTCTATAAATACCACAGATTGGTATTAGATGGCAGGTCAGATATGTGGTGTGTATCTTCAGACCTGCCATTATACATTTCATTTATGATCAGATTAGCAAGGCCCAAGAAACTGAATCTGAAactctttcattttattttgaaatatatagGGGACATAATATTCATAAATTAGGCaacagttaatttttctttctaaatctTACCTATAGAATGGTTGCAGCCACATGCTCCTAGATATAATGCATCTAAGTCTTGATGCTACTGTAGCAATGCTTCATACTTTCAAATGTTAAGGAATACAATACAAAACTCAATTTTGTGATATGATAAATCCCCATGGATTCTTATCTATTTTACCTGTCTCTAGCATGCTTGCTTGAGAACAATAGGACACAGTCACATCAGtgttattttttctattttgcattTATATACTTTTTCAGCCAAGAAGACACCCATGCCCACAAATACTCACTGCCACCATTCTCTCTGAAACCATCAGAATTGCTCCTTGGGCACAAGAGTTGCCATTTGGACAACAACACAATGTGTCCTAAGTTCACACACAAAGTTAAAAGAACTCAAAGGGAGTTTGTTTAAATTAGATATGTAGAAGGAGTTCTTTACAGTGAGGCACATGtggggcactggcacaggttgctcagagaagctgtggatgccccatcactgggagtgttcaaggccagggtggaaagggctttgagcaacctggtcggtggaaggtgtcccctgcacatggcagaggggttggagcTGGATGTCTTTAAGGCCCCCTCCAACTCAGGCCATTCTATGAATCCAAGATTGCTGCAGACAGCTCTTTTATATTCACACCATTGCtgggaattaaaataataaatatctcAAATATATTGGGTccaaacattttctatttttggcTCATAGTCCATAGCACTAAATCACCTAATGGAACACTTGGAAGTCTGAAGAGACTTGTCAGATAATAGAGGAGCTTACACAAGGCAATCTTATCCTTACCTTGGCAGTAGCCAAACATGAAACTTTCAGGAAGAGTATATGATATCCA
This window contains:
- the LOC101817201 gene encoding nuclear receptor subfamily 0 group B member 2-like, with translation MATKVPAEKSGTCRCETHDSESILYQILNKEHGSETKWHQQHSSPHCSTRSKVCPCLDRRRVVLRTPEVTCRRASEVLLKTSTFIRNLPSFYHMPWEDQFVLIQQNWAPLFVVGMAQEGVDFDLREIPATSLLKKILLNQSSTARNERGSSSAGASLAEVQKMKNLLWKFWDLDLSAKEYAYLKGIILFNAECHVLKCLPYVQSLQQEAQKALMEFISTMFHGSLGRFAWILQLITSLRDIDADAIEELFFRPILGEATLNVLLIETLYIKPGWL